The proteins below are encoded in one region of Effusibacillus dendaii:
- a CDS encoding CBO0543 family protein, with protein sequence MTTEQQQYLDRLNHIQNDLTNAWMDYWKHFSHVGTWQFWVNVIILVLPLIVLYFLIDRKKAFHIGFFGFNVHVWFNYIDTFGVWYGLWNYPYRAIPFLPISFALDASLVPVVFMLVYQWTLNHNKNYYLYLTGLCLFFAFVLKPVMVALDLFQMHKGMNYFNLFLGYLVIMLLSKWITTAFVHLQKSTK encoded by the coding sequence TTGACAACCGAACAACAACAATATTTGGACAGATTAAACCATATTCAAAACGATCTTACAAATGCGTGGATGGACTATTGGAAACACTTTTCACATGTGGGAACATGGCAATTTTGGGTGAATGTGATTATACTCGTTTTACCTTTAATTGTTTTGTATTTTTTAATTGACCGGAAGAAAGCATTTCATATAGGTTTTTTTGGGTTCAATGTTCATGTTTGGTTTAATTATATCGATACTTTTGGGGTATGGTACGGGCTGTGGAATTACCCGTATAGAGCAATCCCGTTTTTACCTATAAGTTTCGCTTTAGATGCATCTTTAGTGCCGGTTGTTTTTATGTTGGTGTATCAATGGACATTAAACCATAATAAAAACTATTATCTATATTTGACAGGTCTTTGCCTCTTTTTTGCATTTGTACTTAAACCCGTAATGGTAGCTCTTGATTTATTTCAAATGCACAAGGGGATGAATTATTTTAACCTTTTCCTTGGGTATCTGGTTATCATGTTATTGTCCAAATGGATCACTACTGCTTTCGTGCACCTCCAGAAAAGTACGAAATAA